A genomic segment from Acyrthosiphon pisum isolate AL4f chromosome A3, pea_aphid_22Mar2018_4r6ur, whole genome shotgun sequence encodes:
- the LOC100169584 gene encoding mRNA-capping enzyme: protein MSGSKRYGSSSSYSSHSPPIPERWIKCPRKSYTTIAEKFVAFKTPLDSKYDDQIPIENRFNTEMLFSSMSNMKVTIGLWIDLTKTSRFYNKSEVEDSDCKYVKIPCAGHEQPPTREQAQLFVDICSKFIAKNPLLSIGVHCTHGFNRTGFMIATYLIETFDVSVTSAIAQFAAARPTGIYKQDYIVELFQRYSDDEEPILAPELPDWCLESEEDNHNSSKFESSSRNKRDFRDQDSKDRREHEPSSKRSRNEMNNRNPVFMEGVSGVTAIFDQPRLGNIQRRTQDLCKWKRSGFPGSQPVSMDIQNMKLLHTKPYRVTWKADGTRYLMFIQGENEIYFIDRDNSVFEVEGLTFLHRKNLDHHLKDTLLDGEMIIDKVDGQNIPRYLVYDVVAFEGFDVGKQPFYPNRCMLIEVDIIKPRHQAIVCGRLDKTQEPFSIRLKQFYDINASDKLLGNFSKNLSHEPDGLIFQPSSDPYVAGTCPEVLKWKPLELNSVDFKLKIVTEGGTGMLESKVGYLYVGGKSDPFARMKYNKELKNMDGKIIECKFENGNWKFMRERTDKSFPNALKTAIAICHSIETPVTKEILLKYIQQAPRR, encoded by the exons atgTCGG GGTCAAAGCGTTATGGATCTAGCTCGTCGTATTCATCACACAGTCCCCCTATTCCTGAACGTTGGATTAAATGCCCTCGTAAATCTTATACAACTATTGCTGAAAAATTTGTGGCATTCAAAACACCACTTGATAGTAAATATGACGATCAAATACCTATCGAGAATAGGTTCAATACAGAAATGTTGTTCTCATCAATGTCTAATATGAAG gtAACTATAGGTTTATGGATCGATCTGACTAAAACTAGTCGTTTCTATAATAAATCTGAAGTCGAAGATTCGgattgtaaatatgtaaaaattccATGCGCTGGTCATGAACAACCTCCTACGCGAGAACAAGCACAATTATTTGTAGatatttgttcaaaatttattgcTAAAAATCCTTTGCTATCCATTG gtGTTCATTGCACTCATGGTTTTAACCGAACAGGATTTATGATAGCTACTTATTTAATAGAAACATTTGATGTTAGTGTAACTAGTGCCATAGCTCAATTTGCGGCAGCTag accTACTGGAATTTACAAACAAGATTATATAGTTGAATTATTTCAACGGTATTCAGATGATGAAGAACCTATACTAGCTCCAGAACTTCCAGATTGGTGTTTAG AATCGGAAGAAGATAATCATAATTCAAGTAAATTTGAATCCTCTTCGCGAAATAAACGTGACTTCAGAGATCAAGACTCTAAAGATAGAAGAGAACATGAacc ttCTAGTAAACGATCAAGAAATGAAATGAATAATCGTAACCCAGTATTTATGGAAGGTGTATCTGGTGTTACTGCTATTTTTGATCAACCAAGATTAGGCAACATTCAAAGAAGAACTCAAGACTTATGTAAATGGAAAAG atcTGGATTTCCTGGATCTCAACCAGTGTCTAtggatattcaaaatatgaaattattacatacaaaacCTTACCGTGTTACGTGGAAAGCTGACGGTACTAG atacttaATGTTTATCCAAGGTGAAAatgagatatattttattgatagagaCAACAGTGTATTTGAAGTTGAGGGATTGACATTTTTACACAGAAAAAATCTAGATCATCATTTGAAAGACACTTTATTAGATGGT GAAATGATTATTGATAAAGTCGATGGACAAAATATACCTCGCTACTTAGTATATGATGTAGTAGCATTTGAAGGTTTTGATGTTGGTAAACAGCCATTTTATCCAAATAGATGTATGCTAATAGAA gttgatATAATTAAACCCAGGCATCAAGCAATTGTATGTGGTCGTTTAGACAAAACTCAAGAACCATTTAGTATTCGTTTGAAACAATTCTATGACATTAATGCTTCTGATAAATTGCTGggaaattttagtaaaaatttatcTCATGAACCTGATGGTCTCATATTCCAACCATCATCTGAT ccTTATGTAGCTGGTACGTGTCCTGAAGTTTTGAAATGGAAACCATTGGAACTGAATTCTGttgattttaaacttaaaattgttaCAGAAGGTGGAACtgg AATGTTGGAATCAAAAGTTGGATATTTGTATGTAGGTGGTAAATCTGATCCCTTTGCcagaatgaaatataataaagaacTTAAAAATATGGATGGAAAAATAATCGAATGCAAATttgaaaatggaaattggaagTTTATGCGAGAGCGAACTGACAAATCGTTTCCAAATGCTCTCAAAACTGCAAtag CAATTTGCCACAGCATTGAAACACCTGTTACAAAAGAAATTCTCTTAAAGTATATACAACAAGCTCCACGTAGATGA